The DNA window GTCGTTGCTGAAGCGGGGCGGGTGCTGGTTGCGGACGTAGGTGGCGTCGACTGTGCCAGCGCGGTTGATGCAAGCAGCAGGGCGCTGAGGAAGGTAGCGGGTGTCGTCATAGTTTCGAGCGTGTTCAGAGGGCGGCTCCGAAACCCTGAAAATACGCGACTTCTCCACGCGCTGCAAATTTGACGGCTTCTTAACAGCTGACGACAGTGATTGACCGACTTTGTCATCCCGACGGAGGAGGGATCTTCGGTAGCCAGTAGATCTTGTTACCTACCGAAGATCCCTCCTGCGTCGGGACGACAAAAATGCGTTGAAAGCACCCTGTCAGTAAGCCACTTAGAATTACGCCCACTGCCTTAACAAGCAGCAAAACAGGGGTTACGGACGGCTGAATTGAATAATGACCCGACGGTTCCGGGCTTTTTCCGCTTCCGAATCGCCCGGCGAAACCAGCGCGTTACCGCCCTGCCAATCAACCCGCAGTCGGGCGTCGGCGATACCCTGATTTTTCAAATAACCGGCGACCAGTTTGGCCCTGAATTCCGACAGGGTCAGGTTTAGTTTCTGCTCGCCCACGTGGTCAGTGTAGCCCGTTACGTGAGCGAGTAGTTGCGGTTGATTCTTCATCAGCCGGGCGACCGAATCAAGCGACGCTTTAGTTTCCGGCGTTAGCTCATACCGGCTCTGATCGAAATAAACAGTCGCAGTGCTGGGCGCGGCCTTCTCGACCCGCTTTTCATCGGTCGGCTTGTCAGGTACTGGCTTCGCTGGCGCGTCGGGGCGCACTTCCAGAAACGTCAGTCCCTTGTTGAGTGTAAACGCTTTGTCGATCAGTACCCGGCCATCCGTTGTCGATACGAGTGCCTGATATGGGCCGGGTTGTGCCCCTTCGAACGTCAACGATCGTATTATTTTACCTTTCCTGAATGTAGTGTTCAAACCGGGCGGTACGCGATACCCGTGAGCGGAAATAGCCAATGTTCTAGCCTTCTGTCGATCTGTTGGATCGACCGTATATTTGACATCTACGTCGTCGGGCAGATCGTTACTCACGATCAGTTGATCCGCCTGTCGAACCGCCACCGAATCCTGTTTGCCCATGGTGATTCCCACTCGG is part of the Spirosoma rhododendri genome and encodes:
- a CDS encoding OmpA family protein, which produces MMNLLLLSLYLIGWFGQPVQPDTSIESIHVSGVCHDLTTAVYLPVEIYAMSGTGRTRLGQSDEDGRFRILLPLSATSISFTSPNYRTVTLPVAFVNNPTRKADFRVGITMGKQDSVAVRQADQLIVSNDLPDDVDVKYTVDPTDRQKARTLAISAHGYRVPPGLNTTFRKGKIIRSLTFEGAQPGPYQALVSTTDGRVLIDKAFTLNKGLTFLEVRPDAPAKPVPDKPTDEKRVEKAAPSTATVYFDQSRYELTPETKASLDSVARLMKNQPQLLAHVTGYTDHVGEQKLNLTLSEFRAKLVAGYLKNQGIADARLRVDWQGGNALVSPGDSEAEKARNRRVIIQFSRP